From Halorussus lipolyticus:
AGAACGCCTCGATGCTCCTCGCCGCCGGGGAGAACCCGCCGGTCGCCATCGTGGTGAACCCGTGGGCCACCGACTGGTAGAGGGTCATGTTCGGCGCGAGGCCGACGAGGTGGAGCGAGAACAGCAGGCCCATTTCGAGCGCGGTGATGCCCAGATACGCCTTCCAGAGCGCGCGGGCCGTCTCGGCGATGCGGGGCGTGAGCTTCTGGATGCCGGGACCGGGGGCCTCGGCGTCCATCAGTTGCGCACCACCCACCGAGAGTTCGGGCAGGATGGCGACTGCGAGGACGACGATGCCCATCCCACCGAGCCACTGGGTCTGCTGACGCCACATCATCAGCGCCCGAGAGTGGTCCTCGAAGCCGATGTTTGCCATCACGGTCGCTCCGGTCGTCGTGAACCCGCTCATCGTCTCGAACAGCGCGTTGACCGGGTGGGCGACCGTTCCCTCGCCCGCGATGACGTAGGGCGCGGCCCCGATTATCGAGACGCCGAGCCACGTCAGCGCGACCATCAGGAACCCCTCGCGCGCCCCGAGGTCCGGGTCGTCGTCCAACTGTTCGAGGCTCCACCCGACCGCGACGGCGAGCGCCATCGACGCGAGGAAGGTGGTTACGCCGTCGCCGTAGAAGATGGCGAGGACGAGCGGGAAGACCATCGCCACCGCTAGCCACTTGACGACCGTACCGACCAGACTGCAACTCGCTCGCCAGTCCACCCGCAAGTTCAGCATCGACTGAGCCATCCTATTATAAACCCATCATAACTGCGAAGTCACTTCTTCCAGCACGTCTCCCTCCACGAAGACGACCACGTGGTCCCCGGTTTGGATAACCGTGTCACCCCGCGGCACCACGAACTCCTCGTTTCTGGTAATCGCGCCGACTACGAACCCCTCGGGCATGTCGGCGACTGCCTCCCGGATGGGTCGGCCCACGAGCGCCGAGTCGCCGTCTACCTCGACTTCGAGGACCTCGGCCTTGTCGTTCTCGATGAGCGCGACGTTCTCGGTGTGGAGTTCGCGGGTGAACCGCGTAATCTCCTCGGCGGTGACCTCGCGGGGGTTGACGCCCACGTCCACGCCGACCGTCTCGAACAGGCTGACGTACTCGGTGGTCTCGACGATTGCGACAGTCCGGTGCGCGCCGAGTTGCTTGGCCAGCACCGAGACCAGCAGGTTCTTCTCGTCGCTTTCGAGCGCGGCGACCACGGCGTCGGCCTCGTCCACGTGTTCTCTGGCGAGGAACTCGGCGTCGGTCGCATCGTTCTCCATGACCACGGTGTTGGGCAACTCCTCGGCCAACTCTCGGGCCCGGTCGTGGTCCTGCTCGATGAGTCGGGGGTGGAGACCGCGCTCCTCCAGCAGACGGGCGGTGTGGTAGCCGATTTCGCTCCCGCCGATGATAACCAAGTCCTCGTTGTTGGAGGGCGTCTGGTTCGGCGCGAGTTCGCGGGCGAACTCTTGGACGCTTCCGGGACTCCCGATGACGACCACCCTGTCGCCGGCCCGGATGCGGGTGTTTCCGCGAGGAATCTCCACGTCACCGTTACGCAGGAGCGCCGCGAACGTCAGCGAGTCGAAGCGGTCGGCCTCGCTCACGGTCTGGTCGGCGACCGGACTCTCGTCGCCGACCTCGAACTCGGCCATCTGGACCGCGCCGCCCGCGAAGGGGTCTACGTCCCGCGCGGCGGGCAGGCCGATGACCCGAACGATGTCTTGGGCGGTCAGCAGATTCGAACAGACCATGAAGTCCACGCCGAAGGCCCGCTGGTCCTCGGCGTGTTGCCACGTTTCGAGGTAATCGACGTTTTTGACCCGCGCGATGGTGAACGGGTCGTCCACGGTCTTGGCGGTGCCGCAGGCCACCAGATTCGTCTCGTCTTCGTCGGTGCTGGCGATTATCATGTCGGCGTCGTCGATGCCGGCCTCCCGAAGCGTCGCAATCGAAGTTCCGTCGCCTTGGATGGCCAGCACGTCCTCGGAGTAGGTCAGGGCGTCCACTCGTTCGCCGTCCACGTCCACGACCACGACCTCGTGACTGTCCGCGAGGCTGGAGGCGATGGAGGAGCCGACCTCACCTGCGCCGATAATGATAACGCGCATCAGTAATCCTCCCTCATTCTTGGCGACTTTTGCGAGGCCCGCGGTATGACTATTTCCTTTCGTGCCCGCGACGGCGATTCGACCGGTCCGGTGGCGAGCGGACGCCGCACCACCGCTGGTCGCGGTTGGCTCGTGAGGACAGTCGGTCGGTCCTCGGCGTGGAGAGTCGGTCCTCGGCGACACAGAGAAACAAAAATGATTGCCAAGAATATAATTACAATTCAGAAAGAAATAATTATATAGCTAACGACGGCGGCCGCGGGCGTCACACGACCGCCGAGGAGCGGCGATTCAGAACGGGGGCGCGTTCGAGGAGACGAGCGACGACGCCTGCGCGTTCGAGACGCGCTTGGCCACCGAAGTCGGGAACCGGTTGGCGCTCCCGTTCACGACGAGGTTGTCGTAGAACAGGTCGAGGACGACGGGGTTCACCGCGTCGCCGTGACCGACGCCGACCCGCACGAGGAGCGCGTCGTCGCCGAACCGCTCGACCACGTTTCCGAAGGTCTCGCCGTCGTAGTCCTCCTCGATGGCGGTGTACTCGAACCACTGGCCCGACCCACTGCCGGTCATCCGGGACAGCACGTCGAAGGTGGTCCACCGTTCGGCGCTCCCGCCCGCGCCGACTGTCAGATACATCCCGTGGCGACCGTCATCGTTCTCGACCACCACGAACGTCTGGTCGGGCGCGATGCCCGTGTCGTCCGGTCCCGCGTAGTAGTCGTAGGTGAGGTCGGTCAACCCGCCCAGCGTCGTCTCGGCGTCTGGCGCGGCTATCGACGCCGCGTAATCGACCGTCGAGTTCCCGTCGGAGGTGACGTGAATCGGGTCGGGATGCGCGTCGTCGCGCACCTCGTCGGGCGCGGACTCGACTCGCGCGGCGTACTCGCCGTCGTCGTTGAGGTCGAACAGGGTGACTCCCGGCGAGAGCGACGTGTCCACCTGCTGGTTCGTCGCCCCGCGAGGAGTCTCCTCGGCGTTGCTCCCGACCGCACCGCCCTTCCTGCGACCATCACCGACCGCACCGCTGTTCCCGGCCGCCGTTCCACCCCCGGCCGCCCCCGCGACCAGCGCGCCGATGCCTTTCAAGACCGCCCGTCGCTCCCGATTCATGGTATCTGACACGACCTCCGCCCGCTTATGCTTACGGCCCGAATCGCCCACTGCGAGGAGGCCCACGACTAGCCGTCGATGTCGAGGGTCACCTTCAGCGGCCCGTCGGCGCTGTCGAACGCCAGCGACCCCGAGTACCGGTAGTCGTCCACCGGGTCCGGGTTGCCGCCTATCGACCCGCCGACCTTGCCCCGCACGACGTTGCCGTCGATTACGTCCACGCCGAGCGTCCCGGCTTGGGCACCCTTCTCGACCCGTCCGGAGACCCGGAACTTGTAGGCGACGCGCTCGCCTTTGGCCTCGATGCGGATTCTGTTCGGGAGTTGGCCGCCGCCGGTGTCGCCGCCGCTCGTCGTGTCCCGGAACAATTCGCCGTTGACGAACACCTTGCCCGGCCCGTCGAGTTCCAGACTCTCCGGGTCGCCGGTGAACAGCCAACTGTCGCACCGCCCCTCAGAGACCGCTCCTCTGGCGGAGCTTTCGCTGAGGATTTCGTCGTAACTGTCGCTCTCGTAGGTGCCGCCCCGCATCACCTCGCCGGTCACGCTGACCTCGTAACTGAACGTCTCGCTCCCGACTGCGCAGAACGTGATTTCGTTCTCGCCCGCGGCGCTCGCAGTCCCGGCGAGTCCCGCTCCGGCGAGGCCCGCGACAGCGGTCCCTTTCAGCACCGAGCGTCGGTCGATGCGTCCCTCGGTGGATTCTTCGCTCGTCTGTTCTCCGTCTCGCTGTGAGTCGTTCATTGGTTTCCCACCCCGGTTGACCCTGACGCCCGCCGACCGTTTGAACCCGGACGCTCGTCAACCCAGATTTGGCCGTCTTGTCACTGGATTAACCCAGATTCAATCGAGAAACGTCGCGTTTCCGAAATCAACGCCGGATGGAAGCCCCCGACGCCCGACCGCGCCGGGACCGGCCCGAACATCCTTTCGCAGGTGTAGCGACCGTCCTCCGGCGATTCACCGCCGCCAGTAGGAGGGCGAGAGGACGACGAGGACCGAGAGAATCTCTAATCGACCGATCCACATCAGAAATACCATGTAGAGTTTCGCCGGCCCCGAAAATCGGTTGAAGTTGTTCATGGGACCGACGATGCCGACGCCCGGCCCGACGTTGCCGAGGGTCGCAATCGACGCGCTCACCGATTCGATGGCCGAGATGTCGAGACCGATGCGGAGGCTGTCGAGGTAGATGAGTACCGACGAGAGGGCGAAGATGGAGATGAAAATCATCACGAACACCAAGACGCTACTCACCAAATCGTCGTCGGCCACGTCGTCGGCCACCCGGATTGGGCGAACCGCCTCGGGGTGAATCGACGTGAACACCTCGCGGGACATCGCCTTGCGGACGAGATACCAGCGAATTATCTTGATGGACCCGGCGGCCGAACCGGCCGACCCGCCGAGGAACATTGCGAACAGGAGCGCGAGTTGGGCCGATTGGTCCCACGTGTTGAAGTCCATGCTCGCGTACCCGGTGGTCGTGACGATGGCGACGGTCTGGAACACCGCCTGCCGGACCGAGTTTTCGAGCGCGCCAGCGAGCGGAGCGATATTCGTCGGTACTTCCGCGAGAC
This genomic window contains:
- the trkA gene encoding Trk system potassium transporter TrkA, with protein sequence MRVIIIGAGEVGSSIASSLADSHEVVVVDVDGERVDALTYSEDVLAIQGDGTSIATLREAGIDDADMIIASTDEDETNLVACGTAKTVDDPFTIARVKNVDYLETWQHAEDQRAFGVDFMVCSNLLTAQDIVRVIGLPAARDVDPFAGGAVQMAEFEVGDESPVADQTVSEADRFDSLTFAALLRNGDVEIPRGNTRIRAGDRVVVIGSPGSVQEFARELAPNQTPSNNEDLVIIGGSEIGYHTARLLEERGLHPRLIEQDHDRARELAEELPNTVVMENDATDAEFLAREHVDEADAVVAALESDEKNLLVSVLAKQLGAHRTVAIVETTEYVSLFETVGVDVGVNPREVTAEEITRFTRELHTENVALIENDKAEVLEVEVDGDSALVGRPIREAVADMPEGFVVGAITRNEEFVVPRGDTVIQTGDHVVVFVEGDVLEEVTSQL